From a single Lolium rigidum isolate FL_2022 chromosome 7, APGP_CSIRO_Lrig_0.1, whole genome shotgun sequence genomic region:
- the LOC124677978 gene encoding protein EXECUTER 1, chloroplastic-like: MASVHTAPRAPLPATGPSSSSPQLDPNPSRFLAARRLRVRRLAGAAPTPTRRALDAASVFRCGARSPGADSGGERRRGWDALFHGAFQGAVRRWSEYVGSRWPSTPASKEAGPGKRAESSRQPEEKVEEDGEGREVEDGEGKWSWERWKQHFALIEESEGLVDELQLQLRTAVYREDYRSAHKLKLAIISTSRNDTVGRAISDLHRAVEEERYMDAAHIRDHAGAGLLGWWSGISGSLSDPYGLIIRISAEHGRYVAKSYDIRQLGSDGHGFPIFEIYFAEANGGYNLQAVHLKPDASDSDQLPSMLSGKIDINSMNISSSSLGAKHEEHDEGINMDDQSSDDSDVAAGPAGLKNLSNDSPPVPRIKILKVAPMENINQDYIIKIFDQMSEEDDENDDAEIENESSQDIGDEDNNEEAEIISAEENNNESGEESDIEALLSIGIEIENGKEFASQSSPKTFERMPAKLDKRDRFSFSFYTEQSSKKPDAERAQQIPKKRVGFRTIEQDGDLKFDRVKLAGGNRKLPILQLGLKQHNNNVQPKLYGVTHFSRIQMPISSDPLSGLYETASGFDSEVLSLQRKFGQWQEDDSPEEHVDLKFYEYVEAVKLTGDNLVPAGQVVFRAKVGKHYLLPHKGIIPRELGVVARYKGQRRIADAGFQNPRWVDGELLILDGKFIRDGPVIAFFYWTSNLHLFEFFRRLSLPD; encoded by the exons ATGGCGTCCGTCCACACCGCGCCTCGCGCGCCGCTACCCGCCACggggccctcctcgtcctcgccgcaGCTGGACCCGAACCCTAGCCGATTcctcgccgcgcgccgcctccgcgTCCGCCGCCTGGCGGGCGCCGCGCCGACGCCGACGCGCCGCGCTCTCGACGCGGCCTCCGTGTTCCGCTGCGGCGCGCGCAGCCCCGGCGCCGACTCCGGCGGCGAGCGCCGCCGGGGCTGGGACGCGCTCTTCCACGGCGCCTTCCAGGGAGCCGTGCGGCGGTGGAGCGAGTACGTCGGCAGCCGCTGGCCCTCGACGCCCGCCTCGAAGGAGGCCGGCCCGGGGAAGAGGGCGGAGAGCTCTCGCCAAccggaggagaaggtggaggaagaCGGCGAGGGCAGGGAGGTGGAGGACGGAGAGGGGAAGTGGAGCTGGGAGAGGTGGAAGCAGCACTTTGCTCTTATTGAGGAGAGCGAGGGCCTTGTTGATGAACTGCAG CTACAACTCCGGACTGCTGTGTATAGAGAAGACTATAGGAGTGCTCACAAACTGAAGTTGGCCATTATTTCTACATCAAGAAATGATACTGTTGGCAGAGCAATATCTGACTTACAT AGGGCCGTAGAAGAGGAGCGTTATATGGATGCAGCTCATATTAGAGACCACGCTGGTGCCGGACTG TTGGGATGGTGGTCTGGAATTTCCGGAAGTTTGTCTGATCCATATGGTCTTATAATTCGTATAAGCGCTGAACATGGACGTTACGTTGCAAAAAGTTACGATATCAG gcaGCTGGGTTCAGATGgtcatggtttccctatattcgaAATTTATTTTGCAGAGGCAAATGGAGGATACAACCTGCAG GCAGTGCATCTGAAACCAGATGCCAGTGATTCAGACCAGTTGCCAAGTATGTTGAGTGGAAAGATAGACATCAACAGTATGAACATTTCTAGTAGTTCCTTAGGGGCTAAGCATGAGGAACACGACGAAGGCATAAATATGGATGATCAAAGTAGTGATGACAGTGACGTTGCTGCTGGGCCAGCTGGTTTGAAGAATTTGTCAAACGATTCACCTCCAGTTCCCAGGATCAAAATATTGAAAGTGGCACCTATGGAAAATATCAACCAAGACTATATAATTAAAATCTTTGACCAGATGTCAGAGGAAGATGATGAAAATGATGATGCTGAGATCGAAAATGAATCTTCACAAGATATTGGTGATGAAGATAACAATGAAGAAGCAGAAATAATTTCAGCAGAAGAGAATAATAATGAGTCTGGCGAGGAAAGTGATATTGAAGCCCTACTATCAATAGGAATTGAAATTGAGAACGGCAAGGAATTTGCTTCTCAGTCATCACCTAAAACCTTTGAACGTATGCCTGCTAAATTAGACAAGAGAGACCGCTTTTCATTCTCCTTCTATACTGAACAGTCGAGTAAAAAGCCAGATGCAGAAAGGGCTCAGCAGATTCCGAAGAAGCGAGTTGGCTTCCGTACCATTGAACAGGATGGTGATCTAAAGTTTGATCGTGTAAAGTTGGCTGGGGGCAACAGGAAACTACCG ATATTGCAACTTGGTCTTAAGCAACACAATAACAATGTTCAGCCAAAACTATATGGAGTTACCCACTTCAGCCGTATTCAGATGCCTATCTCTTCCGATCCTCTTAGTG GCTTATATGAGACTGCATCTGGATTCGACTCAGAAGTCCTTAGTTTACAACGGAAATTCGGTCAATGGCAGGAGGATGATTCACCTGAGGAGCATGTGGATCTTAAATTTTACGAGTACGTCGAAGCTGTCAAATTGACTGGGGACAATCTTGTACCAGCGGGTCAG GTTGTCTTCCGTGCCAAAGTTGGCAAACACTATCTGCTCCCTCATAAGGGAATCATCCCTAGAGAACTCGGAGTG GTTGCTAGGTATAAGGGGCAAAGGAGAATTGCAGATGCTGGTTTCCAAAATCCTCGGTGGGTTGATGGCGAGCTTTTGATACTAGATGGAAAg TTCATCAGAGATGGTCCTGTGATAGCTTTCTTTTACTGGACATCAAATCTCCATCTTTTTGAATTCTTTAGGCGGCTGAGTCTTCCTGACTAG